A window of Streptomyces broussonetiae genomic DNA:
GCCCCGGCCGCGGCCGACCCCGACGGCCAGGTGCTGTGCGACGCGGACCTCGCGATCCTGGCCGCGCCCCCGTCGGCGTACGCCGCCTACACCGCCGAGGTCCGCGAGGAGTACCACTTCGTGCCGAACGACGCGTTCCGCGCGGGCCGTTCGGCGGTTCTGCGCCAACTCCTCGATCTGCCAAGGCTGTTCCACACCCGGCACGGGCAGGAGCACTGGGAGGCCACCGCCCGCTACAACCTCGGTTCCGAGCTGGAATTGCTGTCGACCTGAGGCCGCCGCTTCCCTAGAGTGCGCCTCATGCGAACGATCAACGGGGATGACGTGAACAAGGCCGTCGCGAGCTGTGTGGCGGCGCTGCGGCCGACGGTGGACCGGGACTGGACGGCCGTCAACGCCGGGCGGCTGGAATGGAGTTGCCGGCAGACGGCCGAGCACGTCGCGAGCGATCTCATCGCCTATGCGGGCCAGTTGGCCGGCCGCGCCCAGGACGCGTACGTCCCCTTCGACATCACCCTCGACGAGGGCACCGGCAACGCCGGTCTCCTGCACGTGATCGAGGCGACCGGCGCGCTGCTCGCCGCCGCCGTCCGCACCACCGCGCCCGGTGTGCGCGCTTTCCACCCCTACCCGTTCCGCAGTGCCGACCGTGAGGGCTTCGCGGCGATGGGCATCGCCGAGGTACTGCTGCACACGCATGACATCGCCGAGGGCCTCGAACTCGCCTACACCCCGGACGAGGATCTGGCCGAGTCCGTCCTGACCTGGCTCTTCCCGCACGTCCAGCCCGGCCCCGCGGCCTGGCCGACCCTGCTGTGGGCCACCGGCCGCGGCGAGCTGCCCGGCCGCGCCCCGGTCACCGACTGGCGCTGGCGCAACAACCTCACCCTGCCCGCCGAGCGCGTCACGCTCACCGGCCTGCGCCCGGCCGCCGCCCGCGATCTGCGCCTCGGTGGCGACGGCGGCCTGGACTGGATCGAGGGCGGCCCGTACGAGGGCACCCGGGACGCCTCCGGCTTTCTGGTGAAGGCGTACGAAGCAGGCGTGCACCGGCCGGAGTTCGGGGTCTTCGCGCTCGTCCGGCACGAGGACGGCCGCGCCGTCGGCGGCATCGGCTTCCACGGCGTCCCGGACGAGCACGGCTGGGTGGAGATCGGCTACGACCTCGCCGAGGGCGCCCGGGGCCGGGGCTACGCCACCGAGGCGCTGCGCACGCTGGCGGACTGGGCGCTGGCCCGGGACGACGTCGAGATGGTGTTCGCGACCATCGAGCACACCAACGTCCCCTCCCAGCGCGTGGCGTCCCGGGCCGGGTTCGCCCGGGCGACCGTGGAGGAGGAGCGCCTCGCCCACGCCGAGCACGGCCTGGAGGACGGGCTCCAGCTCTACATCCGCCGGGCCTGAGCCCCCTGGCGCTTGCGCCGGCGCAGCCCGGAGGCGTGCAGCAGCCGCACCACCTCACGGCTGCCGACCTCGAGCGCCCCGGCCGCCACCGCGTCCGCGTACCGGTGCGCCGGAAGGTCGTAGTGGTCGCCGTCGAAGGCGCGTCTCGGCACGTCCAGCTTCTGGGCGAACGCGTGGAGTTCGTCGTAGGACACATCGCTGACCAGGTGTGACCACATGCGCCCGTGCCCCGGCCAGGTGGGCGGGTCGATGTACAGGGTCACGACGAGATCGTTCCGCCGGTGGCCGAGCCCAGTGAGCCCACCGCCGCGACCTTCACGCCCGCCTTGTGGCAGACCCAGTGCGGGTCGGGGCCCAGCTCCGGCTCCACGTCGAGGGCGTGCGGGTCGCCCGAGCCGCACACCGGGCACAGCGGCCAGCGGCCGTACCGCTCCAGCAGCGCGTCCTGCACGTCCTGCGCGATCAGCCCGGCGACATAGGTCGCGCCCTGCGGCCACTGCTCGACCCACCAGCGCCGCCCCGCGACCGAGTCCTCGACCAGCGAGACCACGTCCGCGTGCGCGACCTCGCCCGCGACGAGATCGGCGAGCACGAGGGCACGGGCGGTGTGCAAGGCCTGTTCAACGGGACTGATGGGCTCCATACAACCCATTGTGCGCACTCTTGACCGGCGCACCGAACCGAAAATATCTTTCATTCGTGACCCAGGACGTGAAGGAAATTTTCGGCAGTCCGGGCGGTTCCCTCGCCGCGAAGGTGCGCACCCTCGCCCCTTCCATGACCAGGTCCATGCAGCGCGTCGCCGAGGCCGTCGCGGGCGACCCGGCCGGCTGCGCCGCCCTCACGGTCACCGGCCTCGCCGAACTGACCGGCACCAGCGAGGCCACGGTCGTGCGCACCGCCCGCCTGCTCGGCTATCCGGGTTACCGGGACCTGCGGCTCGCCCTCG
This region includes:
- a CDS encoding DUF4031 domain-containing protein, with product MTLYIDPPTWPGHGRMWSHLVSDVSYDELHAFAQKLDVPRRAFDGDHYDLPAHRYADAVAAGALEVGSREVVRLLHASGLRRRKRQGAQARRM
- a CDS encoding GNAT family N-acetyltransferase encodes the protein MRTINGDDVNKAVASCVAALRPTVDRDWTAVNAGRLEWSCRQTAEHVASDLIAYAGQLAGRAQDAYVPFDITLDEGTGNAGLLHVIEATGALLAAAVRTTAPGVRAFHPYPFRSADREGFAAMGIAEVLLHTHDIAEGLELAYTPDEDLAESVLTWLFPHVQPGPAAWPTLLWATGRGELPGRAPVTDWRWRNNLTLPAERVTLTGLRPAAARDLRLGGDGGLDWIEGGPYEGTRDASGFLVKAYEAGVHRPEFGVFALVRHEDGRAVGGIGFHGVPDEHGWVEIGYDLAEGARGRGYATEALRTLADWALARDDVEMVFATIEHTNVPSQRVASRAGFARATVEEERLAHAEHGLEDGLQLYIRRA